The Elaeis guineensis isolate ETL-2024a chromosome 13, EG11, whole genome shotgun sequence genome includes a region encoding these proteins:
- the LOC105055882 gene encoding amino acid transporter AVT6A-like, whose product MTVLPLARDGRKPRRPSRAPLLPRCGGGHEGAEVAGDGGFDGASFSGAVFNLSTTVVGAGIMALPAAVKVLGLVPGLVMIVLGGFLTEASIDMILRAGRPPSGPRATSYAAVVGDAFGSVGRALLQTCVVVNNLGMLVVYMIIIGDVLSGTSPSDGGDHHTGVLEGWFGRHWWTARSFALLSTTLFVFAPLISFKRVDSLRYTSALSVALALVFVVVAAGIAVVKLIDGSIGVPRLLPEIVNQASFWKLFTTVPILVTAYICQYSVHPIENELKDPSQMKSITRTAMCLCSTVYVATSLFGFMLFGERTMDDVLANFDTDMGFPVYGPLLNDIVRVSYVLHLMLVFPIIFYSLRLNLDGLLFPLAIPLTYDGHRFAAITVGLMGVVFSGANFVPSIWDAFQLTGATAAVAIGFIFPAAVALRDVYEVMTRKDKVLACFMILLAVSSSTIAISSDIYGIFTDESSR is encoded by the exons ATGACGGTCCTGCCCCTCGCCCGCGACGGCAGGAAGCCCCGCCGGCCAAGCCGCGCCCCGCTCCTTCCCAGGTGCGGCGGAGGCCACGAGGGCGCTGAGGTCGCCGGAGATGGCGGGTTCGACGGCGCCTCCTTCTCCGGCGCCGTCTTCAATCTCTCCACCACCGTCGTGGGAGCGGGCATCATGGCCCTCCCGGCTGCCGTCAAGGTGCTCGGCCTCGTCCCGGGCCTCGTGATGATCGTCCTCGGCGGCTTCCTCACCGAGGCCTCCATCGACATGATCCTCCGCGCCGGCCGGCCACCATCAGGTCCCCGCGCCACCTCCTACGCCGCCGTCGTCGGCGACGCCTTCGGCAGCGTCGGCCGGGCCCTCCTCCAAACCTGTGTCGTCGTCAACAACCTGGGCATGCTCGTCGTCTATATGATCATCATCG GGGATGTGTTATCCGGGACGTCACCATCGGACGGTGGAGATCATCACACGGGCGTGCTGGAGGGGTGGTTCGGCCGGCACTGGTGGACAGCTCGCTCCTTCGCGCTGCTCAGCACCACCCTCTTCGTCTTCGCCCCTCTGATCTCCTTCAAGCGCGTGG ATTCGCTGCGGTACACGTCGGCGCTGTCGGTGGCGCTGGCGCTGGTCTTTGTGGTGGTGGCCGCGGGGATCGCCGTCGTCAAGCTGATCGACGGCAGCATCGGGGTGCCGAGACTGCTCCCAGAAATTGTGAACCAGGCCTCTTTCTGGAAGCTCTTCACCACCGTGCCGATTCTGGTCACCGCCTACATCTGCCAATACAGTG TGCACCCGATTGAGAATGAGCTCAAGGACCCAAGCCAGATGAAGTCCATAACTCGTACCGCAATGTGTCTGTGCTCGACTGTGTATGTGGCTACGAGTCTGTTCGGATTCATGTTATTTGGGGAACGAACAATGGACGACGTGCTGGCCAACTTTGATACGGACATGGGCTTCCCTGTCTATGGTCCCCTCCTCAATGACATAGTGAGGGTGAGCTATGTGTTGCACCTGATGCTGGTGTTTCCCATTATCTTCTACTCCCTTCGCCTCAACCTTGATGGCCTCCTCTTCCCACTGGCCATCCCCCTCACCTATGATGGCCATAGATTCGCTGCCATCACAGTGGGGTTGATGGGAGTGGTGTTCTCCGGTGCTAACTTCGTGCCCAGCATATGGGATGCGTTTCAGCTCACGGGCGCAACTGCGGCGGTGGCCATCGGCTTCATCTTCCCTGCAGCTGTTGCACTCAG GGATGTTTATGAAGTTATGACGAGGAAGGACAAGGTTTTGGCGTGCTTCATGATACTATTGGCGGTTTCCTCCAGCACCATCGCCATATCCAGCGATATCTATGGTATCTTTACAGATGAAAGCAGCAGGTAA